In a single window of the Nicotiana tomentosiformis chromosome 10, ASM39032v3, whole genome shotgun sequence genome:
- the LOC104115985 gene encoding uncharacterized protein: MDKQFGHFLEVIKQVYVNLLSQMPTYAKFLKERLSNKQKVEETSVVKLIEHCSAILQNKLRKKYRDLGSFTIPFSIGSTNFEKSLCDSGASINLMLVRVDKFAFPVDFIVVNMEENKEVPLILGRPLFATDRAILDIQERQLMLRVGEERVLFKMKEAIGAPKEEFAALMLR; the protein is encoded by the coding sequence ATGGACAAACAATTTGGGCATTTTCTAGAAGTGATCAAGCAGGTGTATGTTAATCTACTCTCACAGATGCCAACATATGCTAAGTTCCTGAAGGAGAGATTGTCCAACAAGCAAAAGGTGGAAGAGACATCGGTTGTCAAGCTCATAGAGCATTGTAGTGCTATTCTGCAAAATAAGCTTCGTAAAAAGTATAGAGATCTAGGGAGTTTCACTATACCTTTCTCTATAGGAAGTACTAACTTTGAAAAATCTTTGTGTGATTCAGGTGCTTCTATTAATCTTATGCTAGTTCGGGTGGACAAATTTGCGTTCCCTGTGGACTTCATCGTGGTGAACATGGAAGAGAATAAGGAGGTCCCTCTAATTCTAGGGAGACCCCTCTTTGCTACTGACAGAGCTATACTGGATATTCAGGAAAGGCAGCTCATGCTAAGAGTAGGGGAAGAGAGAGTGTTGTTCAAAATGAAGGAGGCAATAGGGGCACCTAAAGAGGAGTTTGCTGCTCTGATGTTAAGGTAG